Proteins co-encoded in one Pelobates fuscus isolate aPelFus1 chromosome 5, aPelFus1.pri, whole genome shotgun sequence genomic window:
- the FECH gene encoding ferrochelatase, mitochondrial → MFILNTNMAALRAAHRLLAHTVKNENTLKMRWIASAATASTQPAVHPDKRKPKTGILMLNMGGPETTDDVHNFLLRLFLDKDLMTLPAQSKLGPFIAKRRTPKIQEQYNKIGGGSPIKKWTALQGEGMVKLLDELSPATGPHKYYIGFRYVDPLTEAAIEQMEQDGVERAIAFTQYPQYSCSTTGSSLNAIYRYYNSKGAKPNMRWSIIDRWPTHPLLIQCFADHITKELSLFPADKRGDVVILFSAHSLPMAVVNRGDPYPQEVGATVQKVMEKLGFSNPYRLVWQSKVGPMAWLGPQTSDAIEGLCKRGKKNILLVPIAFTSDHIETLYELDIEYAQVLANECGVENIRRAESLNGNPLFSKALADIVLTHIKSNEICSKQLTLRCPMCVNPVCGEAKSFFTNQQL, encoded by the exons ATGTTTATACTTAACACAAACATGGCCGCCCTCAGAGCAGCACATCGCCTGCTGGCTCACA CTGTGAAAAATGAGAACACACTGAAAATGCGATGGATTGCAAGTGCGGCCACAGCTTCCACACAGCCTGCAGTCCATCCAGATAAGAG GAAACCAAAGACTGGGATCCTTATGTTAAACATGGGAGGTCCTGAAACAACAGATGATGTTCACAATTTCTTACTGCGCCTATTTTTGGACAAAGACCTCATGACACTTCCCGCACAAAG caAACTTGGGCCTTTTATTGCCAAACGACGAACCCCCAAAATCCAAGAACAATATAACAAGATAGGTGGGGGATCCCCCATTAAAAAGTGGACAGCCCTGCAAGGGGAAGGAATGGTAAAACTATTGGATGAACTATCTCCTGCAACAG GACCTCATAAATACTACATTGGTTTCAGGTATGTGGATCCACTGACTGAAGCTGCTATTGAACAAATGGAACAAGATGGAGTAGAACGCGCTATTGCTTTTACGCAATATCCTCAGTACAGCTGTTCAACTACAG GAAGCAGTCTAAATGCAATATACCGGTATTATAATTCAAAAGGTGCAAAGCCAAACATGAGATGGAGCATTATTGACCGATGGCCGACACACCCTCTGCTTATCCAG TGTTTTGCAGATCACATTACCAAGGAACTGAGCTTGTTTCCAGCTGACAAACGAGGAGATGTTGTCATTCTGTTCTCGGCTCACTCGTTGCCCATGGCA GTTGTCAATCGAGGGGATCCATACCCACAAGAAGTTGGTGCTACTGTACAAAAAGTTATGGAGAAATTAGGCTTTTCAAACCCCTACAGATTAGTGTGGCAGTCCAAG GTAGGGCCAATGGCCTGGCTTGGACCCCAAACTAGTGACGCAATTGAAGGCCTCTGCAAGAGAGGAAAGAAGAACATTTTGTTGGTCCCCATTGCATTCACCAGTGATCATATCGAAACACTCTACGAGTTGGATATTGAGTACGCACAGGTTTTGGCAAATGAG tgtgGAGTTGAAAACATCAGAAGAGCTGAATCCCTTAATGGAAATCCATTGTTCTCTAAG GCCCTCGCAGATATAGTTCTAACACATATCAAATCCAACGAGATCTGCTCTAAACAGTTAACTCTACGCTGTCCTATGTGTGTTAATCCTGTTTGCGGAGAAGCCAAGTCTTTCTTCACCAATCAACAGCTTTAA